Proteins encoded together in one Variovorax paradoxus window:
- a CDS encoding efflux RND transporter periplasmic adaptor subunit has translation MSNNKQKLSSVARKGLWPTVTGLTALLAVAAAVLGMHSFKAEATAPAAAQQGTPVSVATVAQSEINAWDEFSGRLEAVQRVDVRSRVAGAVQAVHFREGALVKQGDLLITIDPAPYAAEVERAEAQVASAQARQAFSRSEQERAKRLWDQQAIAQREYDERVNASREADANLRAAQATLQSARLNLGYTQVRAPVSGRIGKLEVTQGNLVAAGPGAPVLTTLVSVSPIYASFDADEQVITRALKDLPSGASARGQIESIPVQMGTSGFDGTPFIGKLQLIDNQVDARSGTVRVRASFDNKDGALIPGQFARIRMGQARNDAALLVSERAIGTDQNKKFVMVVGEDNKAMYREVTLGASVNGLRVVSKGLKAGERVVVNGLQHIRPGALVVPQNVTMDAKADTKQQQPERVAEAAKS, from the coding sequence ATGTCGAACAATAAGCAAAAACTGTCTTCCGTCGCCCGCAAGGGCCTGTGGCCCACAGTGACCGGGCTCACCGCACTGCTGGCCGTGGCCGCCGCAGTGCTGGGCATGCACAGCTTCAAGGCGGAGGCCACGGCACCCGCTGCGGCGCAACAGGGCACGCCGGTATCCGTGGCCACCGTGGCCCAGAGCGAAATCAACGCCTGGGACGAGTTCTCGGGCCGGCTCGAAGCCGTGCAGCGCGTCGATGTGCGCTCCCGCGTGGCGGGCGCCGTGCAGGCGGTGCACTTCCGCGAAGGCGCATTGGTGAAGCAGGGCGACCTGCTGATCACCATCGACCCCGCGCCGTACGCCGCCGAGGTGGAGCGTGCCGAAGCCCAGGTGGCGTCGGCGCAGGCCCGCCAGGCCTTCAGCCGCAGCGAGCAGGAGCGCGCCAAGCGCCTGTGGGACCAGCAGGCCATTGCCCAGCGCGAATATGACGAACGTGTGAATGCCAGCCGCGAAGCCGATGCCAACCTGCGTGCCGCGCAAGCGACGCTGCAGTCGGCACGCCTCAACCTGGGCTACACGCAAGTGCGTGCACCCGTGTCGGGCCGCATCGGCAAGCTCGAAGTGACCCAGGGCAACCTGGTGGCCGCCGGCCCCGGCGCGCCGGTGCTGACCACGCTGGTGTCGGTGAGCCCGATCTACGCGAGCTTCGATGCCGATGAGCAGGTGATCACGCGCGCACTCAAAGACCTGCCGAGCGGCGCCAGCGCACGCGGCCAGATCGAGAGCATCCCGGTGCAGATGGGTACCTCGGGCTTCGACGGCACGCCTTTCATCGGCAAGCTGCAGCTGATCGACAACCAGGTCGATGCCCGCAGCGGCACGGTGCGCGTTCGCGCCTCGTTCGACAACAAGGACGGCGCGCTCATTCCGGGCCAGTTTGCCCGCATCCGCATGGGCCAGGCACGCAACGACGCCGCATTGCTGGTGAGCGAACGCGCCATCGGCACCGACCAGAACAAGAAGTTCGTGATGGTCGTGGGCGAAGACAACAAGGCCATGTACCGCGAAGTGACGCTCGGCGCATCCGTCAACGGGCTGCGCGTGGTGAGCAAGGGCCTGAAGGCCGGCGAGCGCGTGGTGGTGAACGGCCTGCAGCACATCCGCCCCGGCGCGCTGGTGGTGCCGCAGAACGTGACGATGGACGCCAAGGCCGACACCAAGCAACAACAACCGGAACGCGTCGCGGAAGCCGCGAAGTCCTGA
- a CDS encoding alpha/beta hydrolase: MSPRPSSRSAEAAALAAAQGVEADLSIELPGRAPVDARVYGQRPRGETVPLVLHFHGGTFVCGNLDNGRNVARLLAGAGAVVVSVAYPLAPESPFPEPIEVGYAALEWLYKQRVKLGGKGAQVYLAGEEAGGNLAAGVALIARDRAHPPLAGQILLSPMLDPCAGTASLRKATNDEAECRWAKGWEKYLSCPSNATHPYAVPSGSLRLGALAPALVLVGADDAMRDEALTFAGRLRAAGIDVTSSVLPGAANWPKALYDPEPSGCKACEASVQQHFREFFSATTPPPVAPKPS; the protein is encoded by the coding sequence ATGTCACCCCGTCCGTCGTCCCGCTCTGCCGAAGCCGCTGCCCTCGCCGCGGCGCAAGGCGTGGAAGCCGATCTTTCGATCGAGCTGCCCGGCCGTGCGCCGGTGGATGCCCGGGTCTACGGGCAACGCCCGCGCGGTGAAACGGTGCCGCTGGTGCTGCATTTCCACGGCGGTACCTTCGTTTGCGGCAACCTGGACAACGGGCGCAACGTGGCCCGGCTGCTGGCAGGGGCCGGTGCGGTGGTGGTATCGGTGGCGTATCCGCTGGCACCCGAATCGCCGTTCCCCGAGCCCATCGAGGTGGGCTATGCGGCGCTCGAGTGGCTCTACAAGCAGCGCGTCAAGCTCGGCGGCAAGGGCGCCCAGGTGTACCTGGCCGGCGAAGAAGCCGGCGGCAACCTGGCCGCCGGGGTGGCGCTGATCGCCCGCGACCGGGCCCATCCGCCGCTGGCCGGGCAGATCCTTCTCTCGCCCATGCTCGACCCGTGCGCCGGCACCGCGTCGCTGCGCAAGGCGACCAACGACGAAGCCGAATGCCGCTGGGCCAAGGGCTGGGAAAAGTACCTGAGCTGCCCCTCGAACGCGACCCATCCCTACGCCGTGCCTAGCGGGTCGCTCCGGCTCGGAGCCCTGGCACCCGCGCTGGTGCTGGTGGGCGCCGACGATGCCATGCGCGACGAGGCGCTGACTTTTGCCGGCCGCCTGCGCGCAGCCGGCATCGACGTGACGAGCAGCGTGCTGCCCGGCGCCGCCAACTGGCCCAAGGCGCTGTACGACCCCGAGCCATCGGGCTGCAAGGCCTGCGAAGCCAGCGTGCAGCAGCACTTCCGCGAATTTTTCAGTGCCACCACGCCGCCCCCGGTAGCACCCAAGCCCAGCTAG
- a CDS encoding LysR family transcriptional regulator — MDQIQAMRIFVRVVEAGTFTRAADSLALPKGTVTKQIQALESRLRVKLLNRTTRRVTVTPDGAAYYERAARLLNDFDDIEASMTNAQANPTGRLRIDVGTSVARLVILPALATFCDRYPEIQVDLGVSDRTVDLITDNVDCVIRAGELSDQSLVARRIGTLHFVTVASPAYIKRYGIPQHPNDIEKRHHVVSYFSGSTRRIYPHEFKKGDETIELNGPYRVSVNESNAHMAAVLGGFGISQCITFMAEPLLESGELIEVLSDWHRDPLPIHVVYPPNRHLSAKVRAFVDWAAELFAKNPRLQRR, encoded by the coding sequence ATGGATCAAATCCAGGCAATGCGGATCTTTGTCCGCGTGGTGGAAGCAGGCACCTTCACTCGGGCCGCGGATTCGCTCGCCCTGCCAAAGGGGACGGTCACCAAGCAGATCCAGGCGCTGGAATCGCGCCTGCGGGTGAAGCTGCTCAACCGCACCACGCGGCGCGTCACGGTAACGCCCGACGGCGCGGCCTATTACGAACGCGCGGCGCGCCTCCTGAACGACTTCGACGACATCGAAGCCAGCATGACCAATGCGCAGGCCAACCCCACGGGGCGGCTGCGCATCGACGTTGGCACCTCGGTGGCGCGGCTGGTCATCCTGCCCGCGCTGGCCACCTTCTGCGACCGCTACCCCGAAATCCAGGTCGACCTGGGCGTGAGCGACCGCACGGTCGACCTCATCACCGACAACGTCGACTGCGTGATCCGGGCCGGCGAGCTGAGCGACCAGTCGCTGGTGGCGCGGCGCATCGGCACCCTGCACTTCGTCACGGTGGCATCGCCCGCCTACATCAAGCGCTACGGCATTCCGCAGCACCCCAACGACATCGAGAAGCGGCATCACGTAGTGAGCTACTTTTCAGGCAGCACGCGGCGCATCTACCCGCACGAGTTCAAGAAAGGCGACGAGACCATCGAGCTCAACGGGCCGTACCGCGTGTCGGTGAACGAGAGCAACGCCCACATGGCGGCGGTGCTCGGCGGCTTTGGCATTTCGCAGTGCATCACCTTCATGGCCGAGCCGCTCCTGGAGAGCGGCGAACTGATCGAGGTGCTGTCGGACTGGCACCGCGACCCGCTGCCGATTCATGTGGTCTACCCGCCCAATCGCCACCTGAGCGCGAAGGTGCGGGCGTTCGTGGATTGGGCGGCCGAGCTGTTTGCGAAGAACCCGCGGCTGCAGCGGCGCTGA
- a CDS encoding OsmC family protein: protein MAQYTAEILWQRGEQDFLGNSYSRRHSMRFDGGAEVPGSSSPHVVPLPFSDAAAVDPEEAFVASLSSCHMLWFLTMAVKRKFTVDRYFDAASGIMEKNAEGRLAMTVVTLRPEVTFSGANLPTREQIEHMHHRAHEECFIANSVKTEVRCEPVFGPAE, encoded by the coding sequence ATGGCCCAGTACACGGCAGAGATCCTCTGGCAGCGAGGCGAGCAGGACTTTCTCGGCAACAGCTACAGCAGAAGGCATTCGATGCGCTTCGACGGCGGCGCGGAAGTGCCGGGCTCCTCGTCGCCGCACGTGGTGCCGCTGCCGTTTTCGGATGCGGCGGCGGTCGACCCCGAAGAAGCCTTCGTCGCTTCGCTCTCGAGCTGCCACATGCTGTGGTTCCTCACCATGGCGGTGAAGCGCAAATTCACCGTCGACCGCTATTTCGACGCGGCGAGCGGCATCATGGAAAAGAACGCCGAAGGCAGGCTCGCGATGACGGTGGTCACGCTCCGTCCGGAGGTCACCTTCTCCGGCGCCAACCTGCCTACGCGCGAGCAGATCGAGCACATGCACCACCGGGCGCATGAAGAATGCTTCATTGCCAACTCGGTCAAGACCGAGGTGCGCTGCGAACCGGTGTTCGGCCCGGCCGAGTGA
- a CDS encoding LrgB family protein translates to MTAPAKLSEIWVFLAQSPLLWLSLTLLAYLGALWLHKRSGSRPLVNPVLVSVVVIVTVLLVTRTPYDTYFEGAKFVHFLIGPATVALAVPLYGQLARLRRLWLPIGVALLVGSAAAIVSAIGIAWVLGGSHELMMSLAPKSATMPIAMGVAEKIGGLPSLAAVAAAVAGISGAIMATGLLNLLRIKEPAVRGFAVGMAAHGIGTARAIQVNETAGAFSALALGLNGIATALLVPLLVKLLGVF, encoded by the coding sequence ATGACCGCTCCTGCGAAGCTCTCGGAGATCTGGGTATTTCTGGCGCAATCGCCGCTGCTCTGGCTGTCGCTCACGCTGCTGGCCTACCTGGGCGCCTTGTGGCTGCACAAGCGCAGCGGCAGCAGGCCGCTGGTCAATCCGGTGCTGGTGTCGGTTGTCGTCATCGTCACGGTGCTGCTCGTCACGCGTACACCGTACGACACCTATTTCGAAGGCGCGAAGTTCGTGCACTTTCTCATCGGCCCGGCCACCGTGGCGCTGGCCGTGCCGCTCTACGGCCAGCTCGCACGGCTGCGCCGCCTGTGGCTGCCGATCGGCGTCGCGCTGCTGGTGGGCTCGGCGGCGGCCATTGTCTCGGCCATCGGCATTGCCTGGGTGCTGGGCGGCTCGCATGAACTGATGATGTCGCTCGCACCCAAGTCGGCCACCATGCCCATCGCGATGGGCGTGGCCGAAAAGATCGGCGGGCTGCCGTCGCTCGCTGCCGTGGCCGCCGCCGTCGCGGGCATTTCGGGCGCCATCATGGCAACCGGCCTGCTGAACCTGCTGCGCATCAAGGAGCCCGCGGTGCGCGGCTTCGCCGTGGGCATGGCGGCGCACGGCATCGGCACCGCGCGCGCCATCCAGGTGAATGAAACGGCTGGCGCCTTTTCTGCATTGGCCCTGGGGCTGAACGGCATTGCCACGGCGCTGCTGGTGCCGTTGCTGGTCAAGCTGCTGGGTGTTTTCTGA
- a CDS encoding CidA/LrgA family protein translates to MLYAITTLFLCQLAGELLVQWLGLPIPGPLIGMLLLFVALLVRGGVPEALSETSGHLLRNLMLLFIPAVTGVMLHFERVGREWLPFLAAGILGAAFTMAVTALTLRWMIRITGKEAE, encoded by the coding sequence ATGCTCTACGCCATCACCACGCTCTTTCTTTGCCAACTGGCCGGCGAGCTGCTCGTGCAGTGGCTGGGCCTGCCGATTCCCGGTCCGCTGATCGGCATGCTGCTGCTCTTCGTCGCGCTGCTGGTGCGTGGCGGCGTGCCCGAGGCGTTGAGCGAGACCTCCGGCCATCTGCTGCGCAACCTCATGCTGCTGTTCATTCCCGCCGTGACCGGCGTCATGCTGCATTTCGAACGGGTGGGGCGCGAGTGGCTGCCGTTTCTTGCGGCCGGCATTTTGGGCGCGGCCTTCACCATGGCGGTGACTGCGCTCACCCTGCGCTGGATGATCCGCATCACCGGCAAGGAGGCGGAATGA
- a CDS encoding aminotransferase class I/II-fold pyridoxal phosphate-dependent enzyme yields the protein MTQERRTTSSYSHHGGPDGAGAARHDFSTNGNAVGPCPAVLAALRAADPAHYPDPAYTSLRRALAALHGVAAERVVIAASASEFIHRITAAWAQGGGLEVCLPVHSYGDYERAALAWGLQVLRTAEPRGKPALRWCCEPSSPLGQADLVPHVDADGACVLDMAYEPLRLEGRPSFDAAQRNRVWQLWTPNKAMGLTGIRAAYAVAPENDGAAALSQRIEQLSPSWPIGAHGVAMLETWSGDEAQAWLTQSLSTLRAWKAQQRALCESLGWQCLPSDANFFCARTDVPYPKLAAELRIEGIKLRDCASFGLPGYVRLGVLPPQSQQALEEAWTRVAKATEH from the coding sequence ATGACACAGGAACGACGAACGACATCGAGCTATTCGCATCATGGCGGTCCCGACGGGGCCGGCGCGGCGCGGCACGATTTCTCGACCAACGGCAACGCCGTGGGTCCGTGCCCTGCCGTTCTGGCAGCGCTGCGCGCAGCCGATCCGGCGCACTACCCGGACCCGGCCTACACGTCGCTGCGCCGCGCATTGGCAGCCTTGCATGGCGTGGCCGCCGAACGCGTGGTCATTGCCGCAAGCGCGAGCGAATTCATTCATCGGATTACCGCCGCCTGGGCGCAAGGCGGCGGCCTGGAGGTCTGCCTGCCGGTGCACAGCTACGGCGACTACGAGCGCGCGGCATTGGCCTGGGGCCTGCAGGTGTTGCGCACCGCCGAACCCCGGGGAAAGCCGGCGCTGCGCTGGTGCTGCGAGCCGTCGAGCCCATTGGGCCAAGCCGATCTCGTGCCACACGTGGACGCAGACGGTGCCTGCGTGCTCGACATGGCCTACGAGCCGCTGCGCCTGGAAGGCCGCCCGTCGTTCGACGCCGCGCAACGCAATCGCGTCTGGCAGCTGTGGACGCCGAACAAGGCGATGGGCTTGACCGGCATTCGCGCCGCCTATGCCGTTGCACCCGAAAACGATGGGGCCGCGGCGCTGAGTCAACGCATCGAGCAACTGTCACCTTCATGGCCCATCGGCGCGCACGGCGTGGCAATGCTCGAAACCTGGTCCGGCGATGAAGCCCAGGCGTGGCTCACGCAAAGCCTGAGCACCTTGCGAGCTTGGAAGGCGCAGCAACGGGCCCTCTGCGAATCGCTGGGTTGGCAGTGCCTGCCCAGCGACGCCAATTTTTTCTGCGCGCGCACCGATGTGCCGTATCCGAAGCTCGCCGCAGAATTGCGTATTGAAGGCATCAAGCTGCGCGACTGCGCATCCTTTGGCCTGCCGGGCTACGTGCGGCTGGGTGTGTTGCCCCCGCAAAGCCAGCAGGCGCTGGAGGAGGCCTGGACACGGGTGGCAAAAGCCACCGAACATTGA
- the cbiB gene encoding adenosylcobinamide-phosphate synthase CbiB yields MLAAAAALWLALAVDRWLGEPAARWHPVVWMGHYLGWIGHRLAPAAADARPRDLPLFLKGALAWCVGALVVGAVALAVQAAAVQRLPGWATAVVLALALKPLFAWRMLRSEVLAVEAALAMSLDAGRAQLARLVSRDVSMLSESEVRESAIESLAENLNDSLVAPLFWFVLLGLPGAAVYRFANTADAMWGYRGERNGRDWTWFGKWAARADDVLSWLPARLTVLLLAIAARRWPRGLAPEARRTPSPNSGWPMAAMALLLGVRLAKPGVYALNAEGRRAEAAQTQRAAQLGGRAALAMAVCASLAIFAIAGWA; encoded by the coding sequence CTGTTGGCAGCCGCGGCCGCCTTGTGGCTCGCGCTGGCCGTCGACCGCTGGCTGGGCGAGCCAGCGGCGCGGTGGCATCCGGTGGTGTGGATGGGGCACTACCTCGGCTGGATCGGTCACCGCCTTGCACCGGCGGCGGCCGATGCAAGGCCGCGCGATCTGCCGCTGTTCCTGAAGGGCGCGCTGGCGTGGTGCGTTGGTGCGCTTGTGGTTGGTGCCGTGGCGCTGGCGGTTCAGGCGGCCGCGGTTCAAAGGCTGCCGGGCTGGGCCACCGCCGTGGTGCTCGCTCTCGCGCTGAAGCCGCTCTTTGCGTGGCGCATGCTGCGCAGTGAAGTGCTTGCCGTCGAGGCGGCGCTCGCCATGTCGCTGGACGCGGGGCGTGCGCAACTCGCCAGGTTGGTGAGCCGCGACGTCTCCATGCTCAGCGAGAGCGAAGTGCGCGAAAGTGCCATTGAATCACTGGCCGAGAACCTCAACGATTCGCTGGTCGCGCCGCTGTTCTGGTTTGTGCTGCTGGGCTTGCCGGGCGCGGCGGTCTACCGCTTCGCGAACACGGCAGATGCCATGTGGGGCTATCGCGGCGAGCGCAATGGCCGCGACTGGACATGGTTCGGCAAATGGGCGGCGCGGGCGGACGACGTGCTCTCGTGGCTGCCGGCCCGGCTCACCGTGCTGCTGCTGGCGATCGCGGCGCGGCGATGGCCCCGTGGGCTGGCGCCGGAGGCGCGCCGCACGCCTTCACCCAACAGCGGATGGCCGATGGCAGCAATGGCATTGCTGCTTGGCGTGCGGCTGGCCAAGCCCGGCGTGTACGCGTTGAATGCGGAAGGGCGGCGCGCCGAAGCGGCCCAGACGCAGCGCGCAGCGCAGCTGGGCGGCAGGGCCGCACTGGCGATGGCAGTGTGTGCATCATTGGCCATCTTTGCCATAGCGGGATGGGCATGA
- the cobO gene encoding cob(I)yrinic acid a,c-diamide adenosyltransferase, translating to MQIETPPSDKPYDKPEGERRGIVIVNTGDGKGKSTAAFGLALRAHGRGKAVKIYQFMKVPSARFGEHRMFEQIGIPIEGLGDGFSWKSQDLERSGQLARDGWEKARAAILSGEFFLVVLDEITYPLIYGWLPLEGVLETLRERPKHVHVVLTGRRCPPEIVELADTVTDMTMVKHAFKAGIPAQRGIED from the coding sequence ATGCAGATTGAAACTCCCCCCAGCGACAAGCCCTACGACAAACCCGAGGGCGAACGCCGCGGCATCGTCATCGTCAACACCGGTGACGGCAAGGGCAAGAGCACCGCGGCCTTCGGCCTGGCGCTGCGCGCGCACGGACGCGGCAAGGCCGTGAAGATCTACCAGTTCATGAAAGTGCCCTCGGCGCGCTTTGGCGAGCACCGCATGTTCGAGCAGATCGGCATTCCCATCGAGGGGCTGGGCGACGGCTTCAGCTGGAAGAGCCAGGACCTGGAGCGCTCGGGCCAGTTGGCGCGCGACGGCTGGGAAAAGGCCAGGGCGGCCATTCTTTCGGGCGAGTTCTTCCTGGTGGTGCTCGACGAGATCACCTATCCGCTGATCTACGGCTGGCTGCCGCTCGAAGGCGTGCTCGAAACGCTGCGCGAGCGGCCAAAGCACGTGCATGTGGTGCTTACCGGCCGCCGGTGCCCGCCCGAGATCGTCGAGTTGGCCGACACCGTGACCGACATGACCATGGTCAAGCACGCCTTCAAGGCCGGCATTCCCGCACAGCGGGGCATCGAGGACTGA
- a CDS encoding ABC transporter ATP-binding protein, translating to MSGRIPALEARGVSATLGGTEVLHGIDLKLGAARWTSIVGPNGAGKSTLLKALAGLLPHRGEVFLFGEAAAKVPGRTRAQRLSWLGQSGAAGEGSADDLMVYDIAMLGRLPHQRWLATPSAADRDAVERALRSTQAWDWRERPLGQLSGGERQRVLMARALAVEAELLLMDEPLANLDPPHQADWMQTARALVAEGRTVVSVLHELPMALAADELVVMNHGRVVHHGGSSDPATHAALEQVFHHRIRVHRVADQWIALPN from the coding sequence ATGAGCGGCCGCATTCCGGCACTCGAAGCACGCGGCGTGAGCGCCACGCTCGGTGGCACCGAGGTGCTGCACGGCATCGACCTGAAGCTCGGCGCCGCGCGATGGACCAGCATCGTCGGGCCCAATGGCGCGGGCAAGTCGACCTTGCTCAAGGCACTGGCGGGCTTGCTTCCGCACCGCGGCGAGGTTTTCCTGTTCGGCGAGGCGGCTGCAAAAGTGCCGGGCCGCACTCGCGCGCAGCGCCTGTCGTGGCTGGGCCAGAGCGGCGCGGCGGGCGAGGGCAGCGCCGACGACCTGATGGTGTACGACATTGCGATGCTCGGCCGCCTGCCGCACCAACGCTGGCTTGCAACACCGAGCGCCGCCGACCGGGACGCCGTGGAGCGCGCATTGCGCAGCACGCAGGCCTGGGATTGGCGCGAACGTCCGCTGGGGCAGCTCTCCGGCGGCGAACGCCAGCGCGTGCTGATGGCGCGCGCACTCGCGGTCGAGGCCGAACTGCTCTTGATGGACGAGCCGCTCGCCAACCTCGACCCGCCCCATCAGGCCGACTGGATGCAGACCGCGCGCGCTCTGGTGGCAGAAGGACGCACGGTTGTCAGCGTGCTGCACGAACTGCCGATGGCGCTCGCGGCCGATGAGCTGGTCGTGATGAATCATGGCCGCGTGGTGCACCACGGCGGCAGCAGCGACCCGGCCACCCATGCAGCGCTCGAGCAGGTGTTCCACCACCGCATTCGCGTGCACCGCGTGGCGGACCAGTGGATTGCCTTGCCGAATTGA
- a CDS encoding FecCD family ABC transporter permease, with product MHTHHQRRVWLFGIALLGLGVAFALLGLGIGSTGFESLLAASRDPVALQIVWDIRLPRTLGAWLAGALLGLAGAVAQGLFRNPLADPYLLGSASGASLGVAVALMLFGGSVASMQWVMRLGLTGAAFVGAVLAVMLTLLLARGVQQTLRLLLAGVIVGVVLGAAKDLITIASADVLQAIQGFILGSTGLVGWSACAVMAAVGAVCLLLGWALAPVLDGLSLGEATARSLGLPLGGMRAALVVVLALATGAAVAQTGLIAFVGLASPHLVRSVVKTTHAGLIVLSAAMGGLLLMSADLAARWLIAPQELPVGVLTAVLGGSYLLWLMHRRSARGGVA from the coding sequence ATGCATACGCACCATCAACGCAGGGTCTGGCTCTTCGGCATTGCCTTGCTTGGCCTGGGCGTTGCGTTCGCGCTGCTCGGCCTGGGTATCGGCAGCACCGGTTTCGAAAGCCTGCTGGCTGCATCGCGCGATCCGGTTGCGCTGCAGATCGTTTGGGACATCCGCCTGCCGCGCACGCTGGGCGCCTGGCTCGCGGGCGCGTTGCTCGGGCTTGCCGGCGCGGTGGCGCAGGGCCTCTTTCGCAATCCGTTGGCCGATCCCTATCTGCTTGGCAGTGCATCGGGCGCTTCGCTTGGCGTGGCGGTGGCTCTCATGCTGTTCGGCGGCTCGGTTGCCAGCATGCAGTGGGTCATGCGCCTGGGGCTTACCGGCGCGGCTTTCGTGGGGGCGGTGCTTGCGGTGATGCTCACGCTGTTGCTCGCGCGCGGCGTGCAGCAGACGCTGCGGCTGTTGCTGGCGGGCGTGATCGTCGGCGTGGTGCTGGGCGCCGCCAAAGACCTGATCACCATCGCTTCGGCGGACGTTCTGCAGGCGATCCAGGGCTTCATTCTCGGCAGCACCGGCTTGGTGGGCTGGAGCGCTTGTGCCGTGATGGCGGCTGTGGGCGCGGTGTGCCTTCTCTTGGGCTGGGCGCTTGCACCGGTGCTGGACGGCCTCTCGCTCGGAGAAGCGACTGCAAGGAGCCTGGGCTTGCCGCTGGGCGGCATGCGCGCCGCGCTGGTGGTGGTGCTCGCGCTGGCCACGGGCGCTGCCGTGGCGCAGACCGGCCTCATCGCATTCGTTGGCCTGGCCTCGCCGCACCTTGTGCGCTCCGTGGTCAAGACCACGCATGCGGGGCTGATTGTGCTGTCTGCGGCCATGGGCGGCTTGCTGCTGATGTCGGCCGACTTGGCGGCACGCTGGCTCATTGCCCCGCAGGAACTGCCGGTGGGCGTGCTCACGGCCGTGCTCGGCGGCAGCTACCTGCTGTGGCTGATGCATAGGCGCAGCGCGCGGGGCGGTGTGGCATGA